The genomic segment tttgaTGAAACGCGTTGGAGAGCCGCTCCTCCTCTTTCAGGGAAGGAGATCCGGGATGAAACCACCACAATCACCGCTTCATCTTCGGTCATGATGGTTTTCTTCTGTGCAAGTTCtgagtttttcatttcaagAGCAATAAAGTGAAACTTACCTTCAAGCAGCTTCTCGTGTTTTCAACTGCAGCGTCTTCTTCGCCTTATCCTGGCGCTGCACCACAACGGGACAGGCTCAGTGCTGCCCCCCAGTGTCTGAACTCATGGCCAACAACGTGTACTTGTATACAGTACACACATATTtattatgtgtctgtgtctctttgacAGTGTGTATacagcagtggtggaggaagtactaagtaaacaaacaaataaatagaaaaaagttGAAAGTACCACTTTTGAGTAAAAGCACTtgcctttaaatatatatttaaattattaaaagtaaaagtattttttctaGTTTAGCCAATTCCCTGATGCAAAAGTCAACTATACAATTTACTGTGCCTTTAGAGTGTATTATGTTTAATACTGTACAAATATACATAAAGACTATGTCACATTGATAAAGAATTCTATTGAAAACACTTTCGTTATCATGAGTTATAGTAAATGGTCGgtatttatataaaactgtTCTAGTCTTCATGACCACTcatcattcactcacacatgtGTGAGCCTTGGCACTGTCTCATTCCAACAGATTGGATCAGTGGACTAATTCCTCTCTCATTAtcgatttctttttttttttaattagaaaatGTAACACAATGCTTTGTAAAACTGTAGTGGaatagaaagtacagatatagTATATAGTTTATAATTTAACATCTCCTCCTACAGTGTagtttccttcatgtgtttattAAAGAGTCATACACACAGTGATAATATGTGGATCTTGTTTTCTTACGGAGAAATATCACATCCATGAGATTATGTCTACTGGATAAGACAAACTGAATTTCAGTTGGATTGAGACCagagagcagaaaaaaatacacttgaataatgtttaaaaaattgTATGTTTAATACATCTCTCTGGAAATGGGGACAATAGagcaaatacaaataataataaaatatgtgtgaatgaaaaaacatcatGGGTCTGTCTCTTTGTGCAAATCCatttgaatgggttctttcttgactCATGTCCCATCATTCCACCAGATTTCATGGGAATTCATTGAATCTTTGGGCCTTTGTTCATAAGTCACTTCCCTTCATTCTCCTTCGATTCCAATATCCTAGCCATGTGTTGCTGCAGTCTCACAGAGCCACGGTAGATCCACTCCTCGTGTTGACTCTCCTGAGAACGAGACAGAAACACCACATTAGATCAAATCATTTCACACAGACATGACAGGACATTATAAGAGCGCCAGCCATCTTAGTGATACTGACCTCAAAAACCACCTGTATCAAGCTGCAGTCGACCACTTGCACCGCACAACTCTTTTGGGCTCCATTCAGTTCTACATGTATGGTCTGTCCCACTTTGTACTGGGTTAAATGTGGGAAGGGCCAGTCCTTAAGGTACCGTTCCATGAACTGCTTGTGACAGTCGTCAGGAAGGCTCTCTAGAACGTCCTCCACTGTCGCAAAACAAACAGTCACTCTGGATGAATGTCATCCTCAAATACTGTTATGATCCAGAACATATGAACAAAATCTCCATAAGGTTAAAAGCACCATTTCATACACACTTACATGGCCGGCACACCAGGTGAAGAAGAGGTAAACTAACATAGACCGGCGTGTGATTATCCATAAAGACCAAGAacctgtaaatgtaaaatgtgtataaatcaaattaaacctTTACAAACCTTTACTTCTGAGGTTGTGATGTATTAGTGTAAGGAGACACACACCTTAAGCGGTTCTTTCTACTTGGGAGCTCCGCTAAAATACCCGGCCGGAAGAGGGACTTGTTACTTTGACACTGGATCACCACACGAGCGCCGATATACAGCTGCTCCAGCGTCGGTGTGGGGTCAGAGGCGATGTGGTGTCCAGAAACGAGGCTCTTCCCCTTTTCTTCAAAACTAACTTTGTACTTTAACCGTCCATCTTCTGCAAAGAAACAAATGTGGTTTGAAATTAATTATAAAGATGAAAAGCACAGTTCTCTCAAAATgcactgctgttgttttaacAAGTTTGTGATCATTTCCTTTTTACCCTTTGTCACTATTTCCACTATTTTCCCCCGCTGCCACATCATGGGCCTCTTCCTGGCCAGTACCACCATGTCCACTTTGAGCTCTACCTCTGGCAAGTTAGGACGGACCTTCGTGTCAGGGTCAAAACCTACGATGGGCACCATTTCTGTCcctgtggaaaaacacaaagtctgTACATTCAAACATATGAGCTTCAGTGATTGTTAAACCCTTGAGCAGTTTTAAAGTTCCAGAGTGAAGGATTTAGAAAGATCTATCatcaaaaattaaaatataatatttataatttattttccttAGTGTGGAGTCACCTGACACTAAgaatcattgtgtgtttttctgtgagtgGTAGTGGTGATGTATGAGAGCTTAccattgttgttgctgcttGTTGATGCTGCGTGTGCTCTCGTTGTGTCACTCTTTATCGGTTTTACCGCTTTCAGTTTATTGGTTGAGACTGAAAAATCTGAATCACTATCATCTCCTGGCTCCCACTGCATATCAGAGTCCGAGCTGCTGAGAGACTCATCTTCACTGTAGAACTGCGTAGGCGTCGGAGGTCGTAGAGCTCTGACCTTATAATCTGGGAGTCTGGTCAACAACACCACTGCTTTTTTTATTCGATTATCAGAGTCGATCTCCCAACGTGTCGCTTTACTCAAAGTCTCATTCATGGTCTCACACAGAGAGTCAGATATTTtctgcaatgaaaaaaaaaagctttagtgaaacaaagaaaaaaacctaGAGCAGAGAACTCAACAATGTTGATCAGAGATTAAATAGTTTTTCCCCTGATTTCTATATCATGTTGAAACGAATGATGTAGaatttaacaatatatattGACTGCGTATAAATATGGCCGATACATCTCCagttcctcccacagtccaggAGCTGTCAGGTCATCATCACTCTTCATCAACAGTCTGAGTCATGTGTGTGATTCCTGCTGGTCCTGAGTCTGAAGGACGTGTTGAAGGTGTGAACATCTCACCTCTGCTGTTATTCTGTGAGACACTCGGTGTCAAACAAAGTCCCATTGACTGTTTGACCTCTGTAGCAACACAACTCTTCATTTATGATCGTATGTTGTGACACATTTTACCTTTTTACCTTTACCTTTACATTAAAATGACAGTGATTTGGAAATTCACTAACTTAAATAATGGTGGTTTAACAATATGTGTTAACAACAGCAGACATCAATGCAGGAAACTGTTATGATGAAGGATTCAAACACGTCTTACACAGATTTTTGTCTTGCACAGTTTTTTGTCTTACACAGATTTTGTCTTGCACAGTTTTTGTCTTGCACAGTTTTTTGTCTTACACAGATTTTTGTCTTGCACAGTTTTTTGTCTTACACAGATTTTGTCTTGCACAGTTTTTGTCTTGCACAGTTTTTTGTCTTGCACAGTTTTTGTCTTGCACAGGTTTCATCCCACAGACACCAGGTGTCATGAGGTTTGAACGCTGATAGGTCATTGCTAACAAAGGGTAAGAAATCAGTATGGTTAATGTTAGCTGCACTTTCTCACTGATAGCACCGGAACACTCGCAGCTCACCTGTTCTTGTCTCCTGTTTTATATTCCGCTGCAGAACTACAAACAGCTGACGTCACATCGCCGTGAAAACCATCGTGTTGTGATACTGTGATGATAAACACGCGCTTCATTAGCTACGGAGCTAATACAGCATGCTAGCATTGGAACGGCTTGGTTGTCGTGTGGAGAAGGTCGCGGTACGTCTGCTCAGACGGATCATTAATGTGTGAAGcgatatgaaaataaaaaaaacctcagcttCCTTCAAAACATCGCTGCTTCCGCCATTTTACTTTTCTGTAGCTTTGGTCGTTCAAAGTTCAAAATTCAGTTCTTCTTCGAGCTCCACCGCCACCTGCCGGCGTGGCGTGGTACTGGGAGCCAGTCACACAAGGAATTAGGAAAGATGATTAAATCAAGTTTATTCAAAAGcacatttagttttattgttttattcatattctcattgtgttcatatttattatcagtgtttggtgttttattatttcaaaactAATAGATGCATGATTAACCTTAATATGAACTAAAACTGAAGTGTTCAGGATACATTTTGTCAGATGTGTAAAATAATATGAGCACTTTTTcaaactctctttttttttcttttactcaaaTTGAACATGTTTGGTGAATTGACGTGCATGAAATTTAATTAAGACATTTTATTATTCTTCATTGATAAAATCCTGTATCTCAATTTTCCCCCAACGTTTTGCAGAAAATCCTCAAACCTTGTCATTAATGGTTGTAGTACTGATCGTGATCTTAATATTGAGGATGTGTCCTGAGTGTCCATATCAATATCTACTCCCCTACAGCAATAAATGCAATATTATATCTTTATCTTTGACTGAGCTCTTTGATACTGTTCATCTTGTTATTGCCATTTCAAACAGAGGCACCAGGTTAACGTCCCTGACGCTTTAGACCAGGTTTTATTCAGCAATCCAGCCACAACCGACAGAAAATGCATGTTTGGGTCTTTTCAATCAATATTTATTCTCATGTAACTTGACAGTTGCAGACTTATTCAGATGGAGAATGTTGTGCTGAAAAAATATACTTCCTACATTACAGACCtggttattttctttacaaagATTTATATAGTAAGAGATATAAAAGGGAAATTGGCTTCCTTTTGGTTCTAAAGTGTCCTGAATCCTGTGAGCGATAAAAACATCATATCCACTGAGAACTGCAtggtcagaaaacacacagcaaaaagaGTGCATGAGCAAATCTGCTTCTGCAGAGTCATTTTACTCTGCTCTCCCTCAGGTGATCTGCTCCTCCTGGtaggtggaggtggagatggaGCCATAAGGGTCCACCACCGTTTGGGCACATCGCACCACCGTCACCAGCAGGAAGAAGCACAGGAGGGCGAGGAAGAAGAGAGCGAAGCCCAGGTCCACGTCCACCTCAAACTGTGTCGCAGGGCGAGGAGCCTGGTCCATGTGGACTGTGGTGACTGAGGATGCTCCCGTCAGCCTCTGCTTTGTTAATCCAACTCCACCGGATCAGGGACAGTACACGAGTGTGCACGTGGGCTCTTGAGATGATCGTGATGACTTAATGGCAGAAATATGaatcagagagacacacagggaTGAAGAAAGTTAAACCAGTGCTGTTAAAAGCAGAGACACTAACCACACAACTCAATCTGAGTTAAAGTTCTGCTGCACACATTTGCTTTTTCCtaatttttgctttttgtgAATTATTATATACTTTGGACATCAGACAGTTTGAttacaataaaacagaaaattgaAAAGCTATAcacagtttagttttttcacattttatgtcatttctttctattttattttatctttacttttctcttgcacttctctctttgtttttatcatacAGCAATTTGGTCAACTGTGCTTTATAGATAAACTTGTCTTGACATCTGAAATGTGACAAGGAACCGAAACTAAAGTTTGTGGGCACAGGTTCAGTCTAATGGTCTCATCATGCGTTTGTTTTTAAGTAATTATTTGTAATATAAGtaacttgaataaaaaaatggcATAAACAGCAAAGGGGATAAATACACGCATTGTCATTTCTCATTATGAATTCTCATCTGTTGTTAAATTTCAGATTGTTGATTGTTACCTGACATTTGACAGATTCGGTGATTTTCTTAGTCACTTAATTCCAGTTAAATTCCTAATAATCATGGCTGTATGATACATCACAAAACTAAAACTGCAATATCCTGGAAAGCCTGGATCTCGATTTACAATGTCCAAAAAACATTTGGATTAAACGCACGTGGGatgaataaaagacaaacaagagaGATTCTCTGCAGTTTTGctagaagatttaaaaaaacaatctatCGCTAAAACAACTGTATGTGAATAATAATCTCAAATAATCTTTTCATCTTTACTGGTCAAGTCAACGCTGTGAAAACATATTGTTCCTTCTGTGAATAACTACAATCCCTCTCAGGTCTTTCACCaaaacagaaactcaaactcTAATCTGATTTTAAAACAAGATAAAGATATTATTTGAAACCTCACCATCCTTCCTGTGCTGAGTCTCTTCATCAAAACTCTCCTGTTGTTTCCCTCTGAGGGTCCTTATTGCTACGGTTACATAAGACACTCATCAGTTACCAAAGTCTTAACTGTTCCCCAGTAATCATCATCACAGGAAAAATGAGCAGCCCGTGAGTTAGctcctgcacgcacacacacccttgcataaacacagcacacacacacacttgcacctTGCATCCTCCCCCTGGCACGTAAAGCCTTTATTAATACTTAAGCAGGAATTGAATAACGGTCTACAAAGTTCACAAGCGAATCAAACACCCCACGCCTTTTGTTCTCCTGTCAAGATGACCCATCATCCCTGTCACCAATTAGACTTCTCACCACCACAACTCAGGCACCCGAGGCGACACTGAGTCTTATTCATTACAAGATGATGAAAaggtaacaacaacaaaaacaagaaagaggaggaggagaagtttaTTAGAGAGGAAGGGCAAAGATTTAAAGAGGGAGGGGTAAGACGGGACTCAGGAGGGGGGCGTGGAGAGGAAAGCCCAGACGTCGGAGCTGGAGAAACAGGAGATGCATTAGCAATTAAATTGTAGAGCCAGATGCGAGAGCAGAGTGGAAATTGACCCCGCCACTTTAAAATGGAGATTGTTACAGTGGGGCTGCCAATGACAAGAACAGTGTGGAGGCGGAAGAGCAGGGCACAGGGGTAAAGTGATCCCACTCCATACATGCAATCAACCCAGGAGGCCTTTTAGGCTGCAGCCAACTGAGTGGCACAGAAACAGGGACTGGTTTCTTTTCAAGGATGGAAGAGAAAGTTCTCCAAGTTCCATGAAAACAACATCTCCACCACCTGAAGACTCTGAGATAATTTTTCCACAATCACTTGAGACATTTTTGGCAACATCATCCCAGAGGTGTGCCAGCCAGGTGCTGCTCAGCGTGTCACCACTACACTTTGCCATCTGATAGTGTTATAGCTCCACGGTGCAATCTGCAAAAGTGGAAGCAGTGACTGACGGGCGGTGCTCAGGATAAAACGGAACTTACTCGATTTACACAGCGACAGACAAGTGTTTTTACGAAGGTACCAAcatttctcagcctctgaaTCATGGATGTTTAATTATGCTGCTCTCTccaaaataaatgactttacaCAAAACTATATTTTTTCTTGAAATTAATGACACAATCAAAATAAGGGACATtcacaatttaaatttaattgggtagaattaaaaaaagctattaccaggttttttttttccagtgagtTTTCTTTCTACTCATTCACTTgctattattttgtttaattttcctCACCGTACACATGATTTCATCGTTAAACACCTGAAACCAGATCTGTCAAAGTCAAACTGTCGTTCAAGATTAAAATCCAAAGAACGAGACAAGTATGCACAGAAGTTAACCACAGGTATCTTTATCATTGATAATTATAATTTTACATGTGAGCAAAACACAATGCAGGATAAAAACATGCTCTGTAGTAGCAAGGCACTTTAAAAGGTAGCTACAGGTGATAGGTTGTTTCCGAGTTGCACAGAGATGTTAGAGGCCCGGAGCGTGACAGTGCAGTGTTGAACATGTCGGGCACAGAGAGAAGGcagaaataatgacaaaatctacagaaattgtgttttttatttttgtctttacagCTGTCACTTGAAATGATGAAGGCACTTGAAATGACGAGGTCATACAAAATAATGTAAACCATACtttggtgttttcatttttagatttCATTTAACTGTTCTAGAtccaaaacactgaaaaaaaaggaggaacttgggtaataatgacaataaatattaaactaaaTTGAAATCATATTCGAAAACTCTCAAAACTAAAAAATGAGTTAAGTTTGAGTTTGAATCAAACACATGTACTAAGCTTGTTTACTAGATAAGTAGTCAAAGCTGATCCATAGAATAAACCATAAAGTGCATCTTTGGATGGGTGGGAGAAACAACACTGAATGGAAATGCTATTGACTCTTCCAGCCCATAAAGAATTCATGATTACTGATTGGTTTGGGTTACACTTAAACAAATTGCTTCAAAATCTTAGTGGAcggaaaaaacataaaatacaaagcaaagtaaaaataaaaatcaaacaacaaGACATGaagcataaacacaaacaaacaattaaaaaggaTCTCTGTGTGTTCTGCTGCCAATGAGGCGAAACACATTAAGACAAACTCTAGGCACTCTTCAACACACCTGGCAGATGTGGCACCTTCTCGTAcggttaaaaaaatattatttataccaattattttttgctttaaacATCACCagaacacatatatatatatatttatatatatatatatgtatatatatatatgtatatattttttttagcaACACTGACTCAAAATCATTGTCAAGAACCGAAGTGACGAAGCGGCATGTGCAAAAACCAATATGCACAAATTAAGCATGAATGGACATTTCAGTAAAAAGACTCACATCAGCTTATGGTCCAAAGACAAGGCCTCATTCTCCTCCGTGCTCCTCACAATGTCACTGACTTCAGTGTGGTTTAGAgagcaaaaataaatcagtcCTCGTTCAGAGCAGTAATACTTGGAAGAGTGTTAACTGATCGCAGGAGGGGAACGCCCGTCCTAACCACTGCGTCTTCCAGGAACAAAACATAAAGCTAGAAGCAGGCAACTTGGTCAACAGCAGAAAATCTTGGAAAAAAGCAAATtacacttaagtggaaggaaaagaggagaaggcACGTGGAACGAGAAaaccactctgctgctgctgtacaaGAAAACATCACTGTGGTTCTCCAGACATCGTCCTCTCTCTGTTAACTTTAGTCTGATCCACAGAGGGGAAATTATCAGAAAGGAGGGGGGTAGCtatatgagtgtgagtgtgtgtttgtgtgtgtgggggggtgctGCCTGCTGCCCCATTCAACATGCCCATTCTTTGGCTTTCAGGTGAGGGCCACACATGAGGGCCCTTCGTCACACGGCATCATCTCCACCCACTCGCTGTCTGATCAGTACCTCTTCCTGAGGTTGTTGTTGAGTGGCGTATGGCCGTTCTGAATGTGGCCGTTTTTAGACTTTCCCTTCCACTCGCcgccttcatcttcatcttctgaCTCCGTCTCCTCCTTGTCGCTCCGCTCATCCTCAACAATGTCCTGTCGGGAAAAACAATAAGACACTTAGACTTTGGACAGCAACTGGTTTGAGCTGACAAAAAGTTCGAAAGTGGTGGTTCTTACATTTCCTGGCAGAAATTTGACGACCATCCGCAAGATGAGCACAGCCCAGAAGATATGAAGGACCTGCAGCACCAGCAGTAACCCGTTGAAGAAGTAGAAGCCGAGGAAGGGGGGGTAGAGTGTCAGGGGGTACACCCACGTTGTATGTATGATCCTGGACAATagaacacagagaacagaggatCCAGTGAGAGCCACCTTCAATCACATTCCACAGCCCATTGAGAGGCGTCAGGAGGGGAGACaatgtgtctgttgtttttccagTAGAACACATTAATAAAATTACTGCAAAGAAAAACTAGAATCAGTGcatgttgaaatgaaaagcatGTTTACACTCAAAAGGACACGACTGTGTGCAAAATTCAATGTATTAACACTAATTCTGATACACCTCCTAGTATTTCACTGCTGCCTCCCACctaatttgtgttttctcaatgGATGAGTGTCTCTTCTTCACTTGTGTGCAAAGAAAGCCAAGAAATTATCAGTGCTGCacttatttactgtttttatcaG from the Paralichthys olivaceus isolate ysfri-2021 chromosome 20, ASM2471397v2, whole genome shotgun sequence genome contains:
- the setdb1a gene encoding histone-lysine N-methyltransferase SETDB1-A; this translates as MNETLSKATRWEIDSDNRIKKAVVLLTRLPDYKVRALRPPTPTQFYSEDESLSSSDSDMQWEPGDDSDSDFSVSTNKLKAVKPIKSDTTRAHAASTSSNNNGTEMVPIVGFDPDTKVRPNLPEVELKVDMVVLARKRPMMWQRGKIVEIVTKEDGRLKYKVSFEEKGKSLVSGHHIASDPTPTLEQLYIGARVVIQCQSNKSLFRPGILAELPSRKNRLRFLVFMDNHTPVYVSLPLLHLVCRPLEDVLESLPDDCHKQFMERYLKDWPFPHLTQYKVGQTIHVELNGAQKSCAVQVVDCSLIQVVFEESQHEEWIYRGSVRLQQHMARILESKENEGK
- the LOC138405906 gene encoding cortexin domain-containing 1 protein, with amino-acid sequence MDQAPRPATQFEVDVDLGFALFFLALLCFFLLVTVVRCAQTVVDPYGSISTSTYQEEQIT